The following proteins are encoded in a genomic region of Palaemon carinicauda isolate YSFRI2023 chromosome 19, ASM3689809v2, whole genome shotgun sequence:
- the LOC137659160 gene encoding craniofacial development protein 2-like — translation MTTATCSRSRRPPRVLEEVGCDPAWRGMGAARFHQPKTHCMMDATKKDTIPARSLPGSKRTAPSVAHQGRRDKCTTGATSPPKIRGRDNVAIATWNVRTLAQTGKLQELTHELEKYTWHVVGLCEVRWKNHGEHLTEDGHVLYYSGEMDKHTNGVGYFVNKNVKNSVIGCRPVSSRAISIRLRAAPFNITIVQAYAPRTDHGDDAVEAFYSQLQETIDKVDKNDILIIHGDWNAKVGKDAQKDWKEFCGPSCNDVSNERGLRL, via the coding sequence ATGACAACGGCCACGTGTTCGAGGTCAAGGCGACCCCCCCGGGTACTGGAGGAAGTCGGCTGTGACCCGGCCTGGAGAGGGATGGGCGCCGCCAGGTTTCATCAGCCCAAGACACACTGCATGATGGACGCAACAAAAAAGGATACCATACCGGCTCGGTCGTTGCCCGGGTCAAAAAGGACCGCGCCATCCGTAGCACACCAGGGCAGACGTGACAAGTGTACTACTGGTGCAACATCCCCTCCGAAGATCCGAGGAAGAGATAACGTTGCAATAGCAACATGGAACGTGAGAACCCTTGCCCAGACAGGGAAACTACAGGAACTAACACACGAACTGGAGAAATACACCTGGCACGTTGTGGGACTCTGTGAGGTTAGGTGGAAGAACCATGGGGAACATCTTACCGAGGACGGTCATGTACTTTACTACAGCGGAGAGATGGACAAACATACCAATGGCGTAGGTTATTTTGTCAACAAGAACGTCAAGAACTCTGTAATAGGTTGCCGCCCAGTTTCCAGCAGGGCCATTTCCATCCGCCTAAGAGCAGCACCATTTAACATCACAATAGTACAGGCCTATGCACCAAGAACAGACCACGGCGATGATGCTGTGGAGGCATTCTACAGTCAACTCCAAGAAACCATCGACAAAGTAGACAAAAATGACATACTTATCATCCATGGAGATTGGAATGCGAAAGTGGGCAAAGACGcacagaaggactggaaggaattcTGCGGCCCCTCATGCAATGACGTGTCCAATGAGAGAGGACTACGACTATAG
- the LOC137659161 gene encoding uncharacterized protein: MIESANETLGNVRRKTQRWVTDEIMDMCNKRRELKKNKTTPTGATEYRKINRKIRKSMNQAKEDWIGKQCTEIEEKLEKNNSRRAFQIVKDLTKPKPARVSTIQDKAGNCLTEEEDILKSYQINGDPNVTLCHKSSNNDDFPVLREEVEEAIRSLKHGKAAGVDNIPTELIKHGRETVTDILNSICNKI, from the exons ATGATAGAGTCTGCAAACGAAACGCTTGGAAACGTTCGCAGGAAAACACAGCGATGGGTCACAGATGAAATCATGGATATGTGCAACAAAAGAAGAGAACTGAAAAAGAACAAGACTACACCCACCGGAGCAACAGAGTACAGAAAAATCAACCGCAAGATAAGAAAAAGCATGAACCAAGCCAAAGAAGATTGGATTGGAAAACAGTGTACAGAAATTGAGGAAAAGCTGGAGAAGAACAACAGTAGGCGAGCGTTCCAAATCGTGAAAGATCTAACAAAACCAAAGCCAGCACGAGTCAGTACCATCCAAGACAAAGCAGGGAACTGCCTCACGGAAGAAGAAGACATACTCAAGAG CTACCAGATCAATGGAGATCCCAATGTAACATTGTGCCACAAATCATCTAACAACGACGACTTCCCAGTtctgagagaagaagtggaggaagcGATCAGATCGCTAAAACATGGAAAAGCTGCAGGAGTAGACAACATCCCTACAGAACTTATAAAGCATGGcagagagacagtgactgacaTCCTCAATAGCATCTGCAACAAGATCTGA